One window of Pseudomonas sp. FP198 genomic DNA carries:
- a CDS encoding DoxX family protein, which produces MSTFINKVLFSRAGYGLTVLRIVVGVIFAAHGSQKLFGLFGGYGLAGTAQWMESIGLTPGYLMATLAGGTEFFAGLALIIGLLTRPAALGLAFLSLVAIFSVHIGNGLFMANNGYEFALALLAGSIAVLIEGAGKLSADNAIAR; this is translated from the coding sequence ATGAGCACGTTCATCAATAAGGTTCTGTTTTCCCGCGCCGGCTACGGCCTGACTGTCCTGCGCATTGTCGTCGGCGTCATTTTCGCTGCCCACGGCTCGCAGAAACTGTTCGGGCTGTTTGGCGGCTACGGGTTGGCGGGCACGGCACAGTGGATGGAGAGCATCGGCCTGACGCCTGGCTACCTGATGGCAACCCTGGCCGGTGGCACCGAGTTTTTCGCCGGGCTGGCCTTGATCATCGGCCTGCTGACGCGCCCGGCGGCTTTGGGTCTGGCCTTCCTGTCACTGGTGGCGATTTTCTCTGTGCACATCGGCAACGGTCTGTTCATGGCCAACAACGGTTATGAGTTTGCCCTGGCCTTGCTGGCCGGCAGTATCGCGGTGTTGATCGAAGGTGCAGGCAAGCTGTCAGCGGATAACGCCATCGCCCGTTGA
- a CDS encoding methyl-accepting chemotaxis protein codes for MGAWLSNISLKYKFWAVNAVAFVTTLLLVLYAMHLEQQVRGVSLGQVFGERFSQYAVAVFVLMLAMLGASQLLIRFLLSQLNTLKDVMLHVEKSGDLSARVPLACKDEVGQMAAAFNALQAGYQRVVDTVASTARQLDSGATRLASSMNDVRQGMLGQQSETDQAATAINEMTATVYHIAQHAGATRDLSKTTDILAGNGREVVSRVQQSITGLSTGVQQTAEMIQRLAQDSQKINGVVNVIHSIAEQTNLLALNAAIEAARAGEMGRGFAVVADEVRNLAKRVQTSTDEITAMVSALQAGTRDAVEFMQESSHKADDCVQQACEAGDALLQITEAVAQMRESNTQIAVAAEQQSQVAEDMNRAVVSIRDVTENTVRQTVDSAATSDELATLAGELNKAIGQLKL; via the coding sequence ATGGGTGCCTGGCTTAGCAATATCTCGCTGAAGTACAAATTCTGGGCGGTCAATGCGGTCGCCTTTGTCACCACCTTGCTGTTGGTGCTTTATGCCATGCACCTTGAACAACAGGTCCGAGGGGTCAGCCTGGGCCAGGTGTTCGGCGAACGCTTCAGTCAGTATGCCGTGGCAGTATTCGTGCTGATGCTGGCGATGTTGGGAGCATCGCAGCTCTTGATCCGCTTTCTCCTCAGTCAGCTCAACACGTTGAAAGACGTGATGCTGCATGTCGAAAAAAGCGGCGACCTGTCCGCCCGCGTGCCCTTGGCCTGCAAGGACGAAGTGGGCCAGATGGCCGCTGCATTCAATGCCTTGCAAGCTGGCTACCAGCGGGTGGTCGACACCGTTGCCAGCACTGCTCGACAGCTGGATAGCGGTGCGACGCGCCTGGCTTCGAGCATGAACGATGTGCGCCAGGGCATGCTCGGCCAGCAGAGCGAAACGGATCAGGCTGCCACGGCCATCAATGAGATGACCGCCACGGTCTATCACATCGCCCAACACGCCGGCGCCACCCGCGACCTGTCGAAAACCACGGATATCCTGGCGGGTAACGGACGGGAAGTGGTCAGTCGCGTGCAGCAATCGATCACCGGGCTGTCCACTGGCGTGCAGCAGACCGCCGAGATGATCCAGCGCCTGGCGCAGGACAGCCAGAAGATCAACGGTGTGGTCAACGTGATCCACAGCATCGCCGAGCAGACCAACCTGCTGGCACTCAACGCCGCCATCGAAGCGGCGCGAGCCGGCGAAATGGGCCGCGGCTTTGCGGTCGTGGCTGATGAAGTCCGCAACCTCGCCAAGCGGGTCCAGACCTCGACCGACGAGATTACCGCCATGGTGTCGGCCTTGCAGGCAGGCACCCGCGATGCGGTGGAGTTCATGCAGGAAAGCTCGCACAAGGCTGACGACTGCGTGCAACAGGCTTGCGAGGCCGGCGACGCGTTGCTGCAGATCACCGAGGCGGTGGCGCAGATGCGCGAGAGCAACACGCAGATCGCGGTCGCCGCCGAACAGCAAAGCCAGGTGGCCGAAGACATGAATCGGGCGGTGGTGAGCATCCGCGACGTGACCGAAAATACCGTGCGCCAGACCGTGGATTCGGCCGCCACCAGCGATGAGCTGGCGACGCTGGCGGGTGAGTTGAACAAAGCGATTGGGCAGTTGAAGCTGTAA
- a CDS encoding Mpo1-like protein: protein MGKRHPNLPAWQWRAYPENHRHPTNLVLHLIAVPLFIVAFLLIVSGVFSLSLGDVAIGVIGVLAALGLQRHGHGLEAQASEPFSDRKDAMSRLLVEQFLTFPRFFLSGGWWRAWRDRHRH from the coding sequence ATGGGCAAACGTCACCCCAACCTTCCGGCCTGGCAATGGCGCGCCTATCCCGAGAATCACCGCCACCCGACCAACCTGGTGTTGCACCTGATCGCGGTGCCGCTGTTCATTGTCGCGTTTCTGTTGATCGTGTCGGGCGTCTTCAGCCTGAGCCTGGGCGATGTCGCCATCGGCGTGATCGGTGTACTCGCCGCACTCGGATTGCAGCGCCATGGCCACGGTCTTGAGGCGCAGGCCTCAGAGCCTTTCAGCGATCGCAAGGACGCCATGTCGCGCCTGCTGGTGGAACAATTCCTGACCTTTCCACGCTTTTTCCTCAGCGGCGGATGGTGGCGGGCCTGGCGGGATCGCCACCGTCACTGA
- the greB gene encoding transcription elongation factor GreB, whose translation MSRYRPPRTAGTALITPEGEARMRAELHELWHVRRPQVTQSVSEAAAQGDRSENAEYTYGKKMLREIDSRVRFLTKRLEALKVVSEKPSDPNKVYFGAWVTVEDEDGKESRYRIVGPDELDLKQNLISIDSPLARALIGKALDAEVRVQAPTGEKLVYIVDISYP comes from the coding sequence ATGAGCCGCTATCGTCCACCCCGTACCGCCGGCACCGCGCTGATCACCCCCGAAGGTGAAGCGCGGATGCGCGCTGAGCTCCATGAACTGTGGCATGTCCGCCGCCCCCAGGTGACCCAATCGGTCAGCGAAGCAGCGGCCCAGGGTGATCGCTCGGAAAATGCCGAATACACCTACGGCAAGAAAATGCTGAGGGAAATCGACAGTCGCGTGCGTTTTCTCACCAAACGCCTCGAAGCACTCAAGGTCGTCAGCGAAAAGCCCAGCGACCCGAACAAGGTGTATTTCGGCGCCTGGGTCACCGTTGAGGATGAGGACGGCAAGGAATCGCGCTACCGCATCGTCGGGCCTGACGAGCTGGACCTGAAGCAGAACCTGATCAGTATCGACTCGCCCCTGGCCCGCGCCCTGATTGGCAAGGCGCTGGACGCTGAAGTCAGGGTCCAGGCGCCTACCGGAGAAAAGCTCGTCTACATCGTCGATATCAGCTATCCGTAG
- a CDS encoding class I SAM-dependent methyltransferase — MNASSPLVRLAPITANLLQRNPKILLGGTHQPTLLRYLDGWPRRSHGPAAFLIQFVEDGESLARFANDSFDLAVIQSPTAADAAEMIRHLTRVARQGLITRR; from the coding sequence ATGAACGCATCCAGCCCCCTTGTACGTCTGGCGCCGATCACGGCGAACCTGCTGCAACGCAATCCGAAAATTCTTCTGGGCGGTACCCATCAGCCTACGCTGTTGCGTTATCTCGACGGCTGGCCGCGACGCAGCCACGGCCCCGCGGCCTTCCTGATCCAGTTTGTCGAAGACGGTGAATCGCTGGCGCGTTTCGCCAACGACAGTTTCGACCTGGCGGTGATCCAGTCGCCAACGGCGGCGGATGCTGCCGAAATGATCCGGCACTTGACCCGTGTTGCACGGCAGGGGCTGATCACTCGCCGTTGA
- a CDS encoding transglycosylase SLT domain-containing protein, whose translation MVRPQVLLLLCCSLLLPMAAEARLPGPLQVVAPGTVRDLAQIRSSRVLKVLVNQSRNSSGEVQGQPIGVEYHRLRAFEQYLNGHARDGQEITLKIIPKAKDQLLGALQRGEGDLVAPGELLEPQAGHAVSASEPIRTDVPLLLVGIKGEKRYSRVEQLSGKTLALPNGSAAGDAVSQINQKLALLKLPPVKIEWVDPTLAVEDVLEMVQGGIFHLTIVEQPIAERWGKILPKLRFDRQVLIGEPSDEYWFVRRDAAMLRASIDRFLTTYKVPDNQDAAFLRIYRRLYQVHYPLARANRQRLEKLRPVLQKHAQAQGMDWLNLAALAFKESALQPNARSGSGPTGLMQITPSAAQRVGVNNIQDLDANVQAGAKYLAMIRRKFFSSPKLNERERMAFVLAAYNMGPERVQGMRAEARRRGLNPDQWFFQVERIAMEQVGMGAVSYVNSVNKYYLAFDRERESLEPPERKVASTK comes from the coding sequence ATGGTTCGTCCCCAGGTATTGCTACTGCTGTGTTGTTCGCTGCTGTTGCCAATGGCGGCCGAAGCACGCCTGCCCGGACCGTTGCAAGTGGTGGCGCCGGGCACCGTGCGTGACCTGGCGCAGATCCGCAGCAGCCGGGTACTGAAGGTGTTGGTCAACCAGAGCCGCAACAGCTCCGGTGAAGTCCAGGGCCAGCCCATCGGCGTCGAATACCATCGCTTGCGGGCCTTCGAACAGTACCTCAATGGTCATGCCCGGGATGGCCAGGAAATCACCCTCAAAATCATTCCCAAGGCCAAGGATCAATTGCTCGGCGCACTGCAGCGCGGGGAAGGGGATCTGGTGGCGCCCGGCGAATTGCTTGAGCCGCAAGCCGGCCATGCGGTGAGCGCCAGTGAGCCGATACGCACGGATGTGCCGTTGCTGCTGGTGGGGATCAAGGGCGAAAAACGTTATTCGCGCGTGGAGCAATTGTCTGGCAAGACCCTGGCGCTGCCCAACGGCAGCGCGGCGGGGGATGCGGTCAGCCAGATCAACCAGAAGCTGGCGTTGCTCAAGTTGCCGCCGGTGAAAATCGAATGGGTCGATCCCACCCTGGCGGTGGAAGACGTGTTGGAGATGGTCCAGGGCGGGATCTTCCACCTCACCATCGTCGAACAACCCATCGCCGAACGCTGGGGCAAGATCCTGCCCAAGTTGCGCTTCGACCGCCAGGTGCTCATCGGCGAGCCCAGTGACGAGTATTGGTTCGTCCGCCGCGACGCCGCCATGCTGCGGGCGAGCATTGATCGATTCCTCACCACCTATAAAGTCCCCGACAACCAGGACGCCGCATTCCTGCGTATCTACCGACGCTTGTACCAGGTTCACTACCCGCTGGCCCGGGCCAATCGCCAACGCCTGGAAAAACTTCGGCCGGTGCTGCAAAAACATGCCCAGGCCCAGGGCATGGACTGGCTCAACCTGGCGGCCCTGGCGTTCAAGGAGTCAGCCTTGCAACCCAACGCGCGCAGCGGCAGCGGCCCCACCGGCCTGATGCAGATCACGCCGTCCGCGGCCCAGCGGGTCGGGGTCAACAACATCCAGGACCTGGATGCCAATGTGCAGGCCGGCGCCAAATACCTGGCCATGATCCGCCGCAAATTCTTCTCCAGCCCCAAGCTCAACGAGCGCGAACGCATGGCGTTTGTCCTGGCTGCGTACAACATGGGACCGGAGCGAGTCCAGGGCATGCGTGCCGAGGCTCGGCGGCGAGGCTTGAACCCTGACCAGTGGTTTTTCCAGGTCGAGCGAATAGCCATGGAGCAGGTGGGAATGGGCGCCGTCAGCTACGTTAATAGCGTGAACAAGTATTACCTGGCGTTTGATCGAGAGCGTGAATCGCTGGAGCCTCCGGAGCGAAAGGTGGCTTCGACCAAATAA
- a CDS encoding TatD family hydrolase, translating into MQLIDIGVNLTNPSFAEKHQAVLERAYAAGVCQLVLTGTSIEGSEQALELCQQLDEDGTRLFSTAGIHPHSASDWTADSARHLHELLKQDRVRAVGECGLDFNRDFSPRPQQEKVLEEHLALAAELQMPVFLHERDADQRLLEILRDFRDRLPAAVVHCFTGEKKALFSYLDLDLHIGITGWICDERRGTHLHPLVREIPRGRLMLESDAPYLLPRTLRPKPKNGRNEPAYLTDVLREVALHRGESEEDLAAHSTACARAFFGLPVIS; encoded by the coding sequence ATGCAACTCATCGATATCGGCGTCAACCTGACCAACCCCAGTTTCGCCGAAAAACACCAGGCGGTGCTTGAACGCGCCTATGCCGCCGGGGTCTGCCAGTTGGTGCTGACCGGCACCAGCATCGAGGGCAGCGAACAGGCCTTGGAACTGTGCCAGCAGCTCGACGAAGACGGGACGCGACTGTTTTCCACCGCCGGCATCCACCCCCACAGCGCCAGCGACTGGACAGCTGACAGCGCCAGGCATTTGCACGAGCTGCTCAAGCAGGACCGTGTGCGCGCGGTGGGTGAATGCGGGTTGGATTTTAATCGTGATTTCTCGCCCCGCCCGCAGCAGGAGAAAGTCCTCGAAGAACACCTCGCGCTCGCCGCGGAGTTGCAAATGCCGGTGTTTCTCCATGAACGCGACGCCGACCAGCGACTGCTGGAGATTCTTCGGGATTTTCGCGACCGCTTGCCCGCCGCTGTGGTGCATTGTTTTACCGGTGAGAAAAAAGCGCTGTTCAGTTACCTCGACCTGGACTTGCACATCGGCATTACCGGGTGGATCTGCGATGAGCGCCGAGGCACACATCTGCACCCATTGGTGCGGGAAATTCCCCGCGGCCGGCTCATGCTCGAAAGCGACGCCCCGTATCTGCTGCCCCGCACCCTGCGCCCAAAGCCCAAGAACGGTCGTAATGAGCCGGCCTATCTGACAGACGTATTGCGTGAAGTCGCCTTGCACCGGGGCGAAAGCGAGGAAGACCTGGCGGCCCATAGCACGGCGTGTGCGCGGGCGTTTTTCGGCTTGCCGGTGATTTCCTGA